The Onychomys torridus chromosome 2, mOncTor1.1, whole genome shotgun sequence sequence CATCATTATTTAAAGTCTGCTGCTGATGCATATCTGTGCTGTCCTTATTTACTACGAGAAAAGATGtgctattttgaaatttaaacatGAGTCTATAGCAGGGCAGAGTTggtacacgactttaatcccagtactcgggaggcagaagcaggcagactctgagagtttgagggcagcctgggctacagagtgagttccaggacagccaaggctacaaagaaaccctgtcttgaaaaacaaaaacaaacaaacgaaaaagggctggaaagatggctcaaaggttaagagcactagctgatcctccaggggtcctgagttcaattcccagcaatcatatggtggcccacaaccatctaaaattagatcttatgccctcttctggcctgcaggcagaacactgtgtacataataaataaatctaaaaaacaaaaacaacaaaccaaactatGAGGCTATgtagtgtatatacatgtatgcacatgtttaTGTTTGTATTCGTGTAGAGGTGCCTGGATACTCAAACACACATGACACCCCAGTTAACAGCTTTGGGACAGCAGGCCTGCAAGCCCAGCACCTAAGAAGCTAATGTAGGGAGTGTCAAGAGCTCAAGGATGGCCTGAAGCAtacaagttctaggctagtctgggttacagagtgagactttccctccaaacacaaaaataagtgAGTAAAATGACCTAAAacaatccaaaataaaataaaagagcttgtctagcatgcacacggccttgggttcaattctctGTATTGCATGACAAACCAAGTCCTGTTATCTCTGGGAGAGAGTGTAAAGAGTTTAGTTTATAGTGTTTGAACAATGAGCATTCACATTAGCTTTAAACCTGCAAAGACATGAATTCGGCCTAAAAGTTATTATAGGgcaagaaaaaaagggaaagtaaAAATGACAGAGTGTTCAAGAAAGATTTGTAGCATCCACGTGACCTAAACCTGGGGGACACTTACTCACCTGATGCCAAAGACACAGTGGATGTAGTTCCAGATGGCCCTGCGGAGCATGGAGGTGTCCACACCACTGTGCATGGCAATGGTGTTATAGGTGAGGCTGTAGGCTACCTGAAACTTCTCATCCAGGAGCTGTCCTCCCTCAGGGTAGAGCCGCTGGATCAGTGAGTAGCCATGGTCTTCCCAGGTATAATCCTGAGGAATGAGGGAAGAGGTCAGTGAGCAAGACTTTGGAAGCCCAAGCCTGGCCAGGGACCTCTACGATTCCCACATTAGCTTTGCATAACATCCTCTCCCTGAACCACAGATCTTATACACTGCTTGCGCTGGGCCTGAGAAACCAACCAGGATTCTCAGGAGGACGACATTTGCCTGCCCTGAATTGGGATCTTTTTTGTCTTCATTTCccttatgggttttttgttttgttttgctttgtttctttgtttcttccttttgtttgttttttgttttttttgaaacagggtttctctgctttgtttttttcaagatagagtttctttgtgtagtcctggctgtcttggaactaactctgtagaccagggtggcctccaactcacatagatccacctgcctctgtcacccaagtgctgggatttaattAAGTCATGTGCAGTCATGGCCTGGGACCTCATGGGTTTTTGAGGGGAGAAGATATCCCCCTCGAAGGTATCCCACTGGAAGCGCCTGCCCCTGCTTCTATGCAAATCTAAAGCAATGAACAACACCAGCACAGGGAGCCTTACCTGGGCACGGAAGGTAGGGGGGGCCTGAGTCCCCCGACGAGTGAAGTCTTCATATCCAAAAGTGGGGTCTTCCACAAAGCATAGGATGTCTGGGTGCGGAGAGGGCTCCAGGATATCCGCTGAGGGCCATATGAGATAGAGGTATCAGTGAGGCTGCGCCTGGAGCACAGCAGGCCCCCTATCATCAGAGAGGCAACCTGAAGGACAATAGGGGGCCACAGAGAGCCTCTCGCCACACTAAGACATTAGCTGGAGCCActcctggggaggaggaggctcCTGCCCAAGAACCCAGGAGGCAAGGCCCCGGTAACAGTAACAGTGGTAGTTCTGTGGCTCAACCTGGGAAAGGCTCTAAGCTTGGCTCCATCTACCTGACACAGGCCTGAAGGGCTGACAGGCCAGGATTCAAAGGCCAAGTCTGAACACAAGGCCCATGCTCAGAACCTCTTGGAAGGAGAAGGCATGGTGTGTGGAGGTGTCTGCTCCCGTCACAAGTGTCTTAAAGACAGAGGTGGCGTCTGTGATCCTGTACCTGAGGGGGTCACCAGCAGACTTTCTGATTTCTCCAGCTCAAAACGGTTCTCCATTTCCTCCTGGGAAGCCCCCTCGTCCCGCAGCAGACTCTCCTGAAGCTGCCTCATGCGTTCCATCAGGGCCTCCACGTCCCGGGCCGCTTCAAAGGCCTGCAGAGAGGACCCTGCAATTACcatccagtcctctggaaaactTTACTCCCTGGGTGACCAGGGAGGACTAGAGCAGTTTCTGAGCCAGCCACCACACTGGACAGCTCACAGTCTGTGAGTCTTCCACAGGGACATTTACAAGGCCATGGAAGAGACAGGTGTCTTCCTTCACTTGTAATTTACAAGGtttctgagttttgtttgtttgagacagggtattcactattgtagccctggctgtcctcaaacttaggAACcagtgcccttgaactcacagagatctgcctgcctctgcctcccaaatgctggcattaaggCAGTTTCTGTtgattggtgggttttttttttttctttaatatttttatgtacatttgtgttttgccAGCATTCATGtctgtgaggatgccagatcccctggaattgaagttgcagacagacagttgggagctgccatgtaggtgttgggaattgaacctaggtcttctggaagaacagccagtgctcttaaccaccaagccatctctccagccttgttgtTTGGATTTTGGTGCTGTTGCTGATTGACACAAGGCTTCATTCACACCGACTAGGCAAACagccaccactgagctatacccaaaCCCAAATTTTGTATAGTCAACTGAACAAAAAAATgtcagacatggtgactcacggCGAGAGGTTAGGGATGTGgggatcaccatgagtttgaggctggcatGGGCCACggagtaagaccctgcctcaatattacaaaaccaaaccaaaactatccacaaacacaacaacaacaaaaaaatcagtagacacGATGGTGCATATCTATAGTCTCAGTACTACTTGACTCCACagtaagttcgaggccatccCAGGCTTAACACaacaaacagacatacagacagaaacCCCAGCTGACTGCGGTCCTCAGAGGCTGTGTGCTTCACTCTCTCCTCACAATCCGCTGTGGCTAGGTCTTTATCCCCATatcacaaacaaaccaacaaacaaaccaacaaacaaacaacccccgaGTTTTAAAGCCAAGCACTTTTGCCGTAGCctctcactgtgaagagacagagAACCTGCGGTTTCTAGTCCCAGAGCAAAAGCTGCACCAGCTTTCTCCCACACCAAGAACCAGGACCATGCCTTACCCCAGAGTTGTTCAGTGGGTCCCCACTTGGGGGACTGCCTTGCTCGCTGGGGGGCGAGGGGGCCTGTGAGGCAGGGCTGCCCTCTGCATCTCCTTCAGGAAGTATTCCACAGCCAAATACGAAGGAGGCCAGAGAGTGGCAGTGGGTAAGCAGGACCAGAGCTTGGATGAGCTCAGCTAGGGACCAGCTATGCTCTCCAGTCTTCAGTAAGGcctggaagggagagaaagctaACCGACTTAGCAGCTGCTCCTGGGCTGCCCCCTTCCGGCCCCAAGGCCTCCTCAGGGTCCCAACTCTCTGCCTATCACACCTGGATATGCTCCTTGGTGATGAGCCATGGCCGATGTGCCAACAACTTGTTGATCTCACTGAGTTTTCGTAGCTTTTCAGGGGCCCGGTGGAGGCCCAGTAGCCATTCGGGGTCACCGCCGGTCTGCAGGAACTCAGTCATGTGGGAGCCCACCAGGTAAGAACACTGGTGGCGGGCAGCTGCCTGTGAAGGGAGTTGATAAGCCTGAGTTACCGTCCCTCTGTGTGCCATTTTGGAAAGATCCCCTTGAGATCTAAGGGGTAGAAAAAACTATGTTCTAACTTCAGCTCTGCTATCAGCTTGCCGGTCATCTGACCCCtttgtacctcagtttccccatctgcaaaGCACACACTTAAAGTCGCCTCTCCTCTCTTCAAAACCTAAAATTCCATGGACATCATCAGGTAAAGCTAGACACTTCCTTTTCACCTAAAAAAATCAACTCAGAAGAGTCCCAGCAAATGAACCGGAAGCTAGACCATTTGGCCATCCCGAAAGCACCAGGCCCAGATAAACTTACCATGATGGCAATGTAGTGGCGCCAAGAGCTGGCCAGGGGCCCATCTGTGTGCAGCAGCAGATAGTGCAGGCGCCAGAAGCTGCTCAGGTAGTCGGGGTGGAGACCCATCACCACTGCCAGGTTGTCCACCCGTCCTGAAGACATCAGAGTCTCGAGTCCCAGGTGCTGCTCcaggctctcagctccttcctgaaGGATCTGCTAGGAAAGAGGAGAGCATGGGTTCCCTTCTGCCCCCATCCAGACCAACGTCTTCCTTGTTCTGTATACATAGTTGTATCATATAGATATCATAGCAGGAGACCAAATCACGTCCAAAAGAGGAAACTGATCAAATAAACACCAATTAGGCAGCTGATAGAACTCAGACATGTCTATTGATGTCCAGGTACTTCATATGTATTAACTCACTCAATCCTCAAAACAGCTAGGAAATCAGAGtccaattttctttattttattttgtaatgattTTTCCCCAcaatgctgaggatcaaacctagggcttcatgcatgctaggcaaatatccTATCACTATGCTATGTTCCCAGGCCCTTCTTCTTCCCTACCCccctttattttaaatatttcaagacaaggtttctctgtgtaacccttgctgtcctagaactcactctgtagaccaggctgtcctggaactcggaaatcagcctgcctctgcctctagagtgctgggattaaaagtatgtgctacccccaccccccagcctctttcctcttttttttttttttttttcagcgctgaggaccaaacccagggccttgcgcttgcctaccactgagctaaatccccaactcctcttttccctttttatagATGAAGATTTAGTCAGAGAAATTAAGAAGAATGGTTGCTGGAGACTGGagagtagctcagtggtaaaattaatgcttagcatgtatgaggccgtgggtttgatccctggcaataaaaagagaaaagaaaagaaactatagtTTCTCCTGTCATCATAGGATTTCTCTCCTAATATGGCAGATGCGGACAGCCATGGAGGGTATGGAGATGTGCAGAACACGTCACAGGTCCTGAGTGTCTTCTCATGTAGAGCTGTGTAACTacatgggacttttttttttaaggattcaGAGTCtcatgcaggccaggctggcctcaatcttctgatcctcctgcctgtatctcccaagtggtggggttataggcatgcaccaccatgaccacTTTTGCGGCGCTAAGGATCTAAGCCAGGGTTTTGTAGattccaggcaagcactctagcatcTGCACTGAGAATATACCACAGccccttttcctcttttgttccttttcttcttattttcttattgtgGAGCTGCGTACCAAATCCTGGCCCTCGTGCATggtaagcaagtgttctaccaccgacttgcatccccagccctgattCATTCATCTAACAGACAGCTATCCAATTATGAATCTCCTTAAGTGTTTGAACTTGTCCTGTGAGGTGAATACTATATTTTCCTCCATTAATAGATGAAGAAACCAGATCTGCTTGAAGTCACAGATCTGATAAATGACAGAAACAGGATTCTAATCTAGATGAACTCCAAGgcctgtttctttgcttttttttttttaaattatatttgtactttccctttttttaaaaaaataagagttatttataagtgaaaaaataaaatacaagaataaTATGTGAGGTTAAAATGCTGGAATATAGATGTAAATACCAGCGATGGTTGTTTACCTTACATCACAAAGGAGGGGGAAGAGCAGTCAGATGTTTTGTTAACAGGCCACAAACCATTTGGTTGGCCTACACGGAAGACAGCACAAACTGAAGACCAGACTAATCTACACAGGGAGTTCTAGATAGGCCTAGTAGAGAAAGACCTTCTCAAAATtagaaaaacaggaaatgaaaacccATCGCTGAATAACAAATTCCTCTGTATGTGTATTCTGAAGGCATTCCCATGTTACCAAGCACTAGAATGCAAGCTCCataatggcaaaaaaaaatttttttttcaatacagggtttctctgtgtagctttggagcctgtcctggaactcaaactgtagaccaggctggcctcaaactcacaaagatccgccttcctctgcctcctgagtgctgggattaaaggcgtgtgccgccgccgccgccgccgccgccaccaccgctgccgccgccgccgccgccgccgccaccaccaccaccaccaccaccaccgctgtCACCACcttcacccccaccaccaccgccaccaccgccaccacctccacctccaccaccgccaccacctccacctccaccgccaccacccagctatgacagatttttgtctttcttattcTCTATCCCTGGTTCCTAGGTCGGTGCCTGACACCAAGTCACAACTGAATGAATAGCTATCTGTTAAATGAGTGGATGAGTGGGGGCTAGAGATACGGATCAGGGTGGTTGGAACACTGGCCTAGCGTGTGTGAGGCACTAGATTTGACTGTTAGcacaaagaaaagtaaacaccTAACAATGAGCTAGATGCAGTGGCCTGCAGCTGTCACCCCAGCAtgagggaggctgaggtgggaagatcaccCACTGCGAGTGAGGTCAGCCAGGCTGCAGAGTTAAGACCCTGTtgcaaaatcaaaataacaacagaGTGAAGGATGAACCAATTCTGTAGATGAAAGATTTCCCTGCTCTaaagaacacaacaaaaaacaggcTTTGAACCATGACCTTGGTTATGTGACCAAAGGGAGCTTGCTTTCCCTTCCCCATGCACCGCCCCACCCTTTAGAGACAGTCTTTCTCCTTATCCCTGATAGACCTAagctatggagcccaggctggcttcaaagctagagcaatcctcctgcctctgctttccaaagtactaggattacaggcataagccacTGTGTCAAGTGAAACCAGTGCTCTGGACACCTGAAAACAATAAGCAGATGCTAACTTTagagcatatttttttttaagatttattatttattatatacacagaagagggcaccagatctcattacagatggttgtgagttgccatgtggttgctgggaattgaattcaggacctctggaagagcagccagtgctcttaacctctgagccatctctccagccctagagcatatttttaaaaatatatacactttTATAAGTGATCATAGGTCAGATGAGACATGGAGATGTCTCTTGTCTAATCACATAGAAATAAGCACTAGTTTGGGAATCTCAAGTTTGGCTGTGTCACTACCATTTCACACACAcaaccccaccccagccccagggtttctctgtgtagctttggaatctgtcctggaactcactctgtagaccaggctggcctccaactcatagagatccgcctgcttctgcctcccgagagccaccactgcctggctttcaagagcaagtgctctaccactgagctaaatccccaaccccttcaagagcttttttaaaatttttttatttttaatttttatttatttttatttttattttttttttaatgaaattgaaTAAATCAGGAGTGGTAAAATAAAAGATCATGACCTACCCATGTTCCACAGCTTTTCCTCAGAGGGACCAAAGGCTCCTACCCCACTTCAAACTCACCTCCTTCACTGGAATGAAGGCACTGGGTCCTCGAGGGCCTCGCCGGGCCCGGCCCTCCTGGTGTTCCTATGGAAAAACACATGGCGGTTATTTggcaggaggaggctggagaggcctATTTGCCAGCTAGCCTCCTTCTCCAACCCTGGGACACTGCGTTTCTAAACTACCTTCTTGGTACACCCTGCATGGAGGAGCCAGGGGGTAACATTTAGACCCATTTGGTGAGTAGCAAGTGGGTGAGAAAGCAGGTAAGAGGGCACAGCAAGGCTGACCTGCTCAGAACTCATCAAGAACCCGGAAACTCCGGCATGGTTAAGTGGGAGCAACCAGAGGAAGGAAATAAACTAGTGTCATGTTGCCTATCTCCAGGAGGCCAGTGTCTTTGCAGTCCTAGAAGCCAAAGAGACTGGCTCGGTGGGTATAGATACTTGCCaccaagtgtgaagacctgaattcaatctctgggCACCCACATTAGAAAAAGACCTGACTCCAacaaattgtcctctggtctcccaacacacacacacacacacacacacacacacacacacacacacacacgcacgcacgcacgcacgcgcagtGTGATTTATGCATACGCCCATTTTGTAAAAGAAGAGATTAGGCCATAAGTGGTAGcactgtttggggttttttgtttgttcgggttttttttgtttgtttgattggtttttttggttttttgagacagggtttctctgtgtagctttgtgcctttcctggaactcactcagtagcccaggctggcctcgaactcagagatccacctgcctctgcctcccgagtgctgggattaaaggcatgcaccaccaccgcccggcttggcagcactgtttttaatcccagcactaggaggcaaagatagaggatctctgagtttaaggccagtctggaatacagagtgagttccaggccagtgagggttacatagtgagacaatGTCTGGGCCTCATGGGGaggcctttttaaaataaaaaccctttATAACCACCCTACATGCCTATGAAGAAACTTCAATTCTTCTCAAGTAATCAGTTTTctcactctttttgtttgttcttcaaTGCTAAGGATAAACCTAGGCAGGACGCTTGGTGGCCAGGCACCTTCTACACTGAGCTGCACCTGTCACAGCCCTGCAAACAGTCTCTGTTTACCCTTCCCACCATGTCTTTTAGGCTGTCACCACTCTGAGCCTCACAACTGTCCCAGCCCCCACCACTCTGCCCTCTCCTCACCATGCACTACCCAGCACCCAGCTGATACCTGTAACCAGATTAACTTTCTCAAGTATGAATCTGATCCAGTCACTACAAACCCAAGCTCCCCTTACCAAAGGCTCCCGGGGAAATAGGGGCCCAGGCAATCCCTTTGTAGCTGACCAGACCTCCCAGGTCTACTGTGAGGTCTGCTGTCTGTGACCCCACATTCCCAGTGTTTCTGCTTCCCCAGGCTCCCCGCTCAAGGCCTCGTTCAAGCTGCTTTGCTCCCACGTCACATTTTGCTCTGTGagtgaaaacagaaagcagagtggCGGGGGACGGGGACAGGATGACGAAGACACACTCCAAGTGGGACGTGCAGGCTGGTGGCAGCCATTCTGACTTGAGCTTATTTGAGTCAGAGCCGTGTATTCAATGAAGCTGCTTCTCCTGCTCCTAGAGATGAGGTCTGGGAGAacattctatttattctcttagTTGCTGAATGTCAGCATGGGGCTCTCCATACCAGGCTTGACATAACTGACCCAAATAACAGTTCTGCCTTCACTACAAAGGGACTGTCCCCCAGACCTTTCTTCTGGCAAGATCCAGACTTAGTACTTCAGATGTTCAAGGACCCAAAACTATACTCCAGCCTTTTATTCCTTAAGTGGCCAAAAGTCTCCCGGAGGAGAGGAGACCTCTGGGGTCTACGagataacaaaagaaagaagtaaggaGCCTAGAGGCCTAGGTGTGCCTACTGGTTCTGCGGCTAATTTGCTGTGTGGCCTGGGAAAGT is a genomic window containing:
- the Sesn2 gene encoding sestrin-2 isoform X2, with translation MIVADSECRAEIKGYLPFARGGVAGPGTREEHQEGRARRGPRGPSAFIPVKEILQEGAESLEQHLGLETLMSSGRVDNLAVVMGLHPDYLSSFWRLHYLLLHTDGPLASSWRHYIAIMAAARHQCSYLVGSHMTEFLQTGGDPEWLLGLHRAPEKLRKLSEINKLLAHRPWLITKEHIQALLKTGEHSWSLAELIQALVLLTHCHSLASFVFGCGILPEGDAEGSPASQAPSPPSEQGSPPSGDPLNNSGAFEAARDVEALMERMRQLQESLLRDEGASQEEMENRFELEKSESLLVTPSADILEPSPHPDILCFVEDPTFGYEDFTRRGTQAPPTFRAQDYTWEDHGYSLIQRLYPEGGQLLDEKFQVAYSLTYNTIAMHSGVDTSMLRRAIWNYIHCVFGIRYDDYDYGEVNQLLERNLKIYIKTVACHPEKTTRRMYNLFWRHFRHSEKVHVNLLLLEARMQAALLYALRAITRYMT
- the Sesn2 gene encoding sestrin-2 isoform X1 → MIVADSECRAEIKGYLPFARGGVAGPGTREEHQEGRARRGPRGPSAFIPVKEQILQEGAESLEQHLGLETLMSSGRVDNLAVVMGLHPDYLSSFWRLHYLLLHTDGPLASSWRHYIAIMAAARHQCSYLVGSHMTEFLQTGGDPEWLLGLHRAPEKLRKLSEINKLLAHRPWLITKEHIQALLKTGEHSWSLAELIQALVLLTHCHSLASFVFGCGILPEGDAEGSPASQAPSPPSEQGSPPSGDPLNNSGAFEAARDVEALMERMRQLQESLLRDEGASQEEMENRFELEKSESLLVTPSADILEPSPHPDILCFVEDPTFGYEDFTRRGTQAPPTFRAQDYTWEDHGYSLIQRLYPEGGQLLDEKFQVAYSLTYNTIAMHSGVDTSMLRRAIWNYIHCVFGIRYDDYDYGEVNQLLERNLKIYIKTVACHPEKTTRRMYNLFWRHFRHSEKVHVNLLLLEARMQAALLYALRAITRYMT